The Candidatus Nanohalococcus occultus genome contains a region encoding:
- a CDS encoding DUF502 domain-containing protein: MASGEENEKSGKEHLKESGKHLGKGAQKAIDDAVDEERIEELSETFDRKMKYYDQRKSQLLGKASYAIGASKAPAASGLIVLLPLFTVYLVIEWLFGKINQIPGIENITVNGFLGLEFSATVTYYASQSYRLAVLLILGAVTVTAAGKAVNTKKGFKAERIIDHVFEKIPFIGSVYSITKVTTETVLGSAEDFSKPVKIEHNGFRFSGFKTGNKAEDGREIVFVPTAPNITSGAVVEIEEEKLVESDEDAEQALTRVLSAGFGQSNKDREEK, encoded by the coding sequence ATGGCATCGGGGGAGGAAAACGAGAAGTCAGGTAAAGAACATCTTAAAGAGAGCGGTAAACACCTAGGGAAAGGCGCACAGAAAGCTATAGACGATGCCGTTGACGAGGAACGTATCGAAGAGCTAAGCGAGACCTTTGATCGGAAGATGAAATATTATGATCAGCGTAAATCCCAGCTTCTCGGGAAAGCAAGTTATGCGATAGGTGCTTCCAAGGCCCCGGCCGCATCCGGACTGATTGTTCTGCTACCTCTTTTCACAGTTTATCTCGTCATAGAATGGCTGTTCGGAAAGATCAACCAGATACCGGGAATCGAGAACATAACCGTGAACGGATTCCTCGGCCTGGAGTTCAGTGCCACGGTAACATACTATGCTAGTCAAAGCTACAGACTGGCAGTTTTACTTATACTAGGAGCGGTAACCGTCACAGCAGCAGGCAAAGCAGTAAACACGAAGAAAGGTTTCAAAGCTGAGAGAATTATCGATCACGTATTCGAGAAAATACCTTTCATTGGCTCAGTCTACAGCATCACAAAAGTTACAACCGAGACAGTTCTAGGAAGCGCCGAAGACTTTTCTAAACCAGTGAAGATCGAACACAACGGCTTCCGGTTCTCCGGGTTCAAAACAGGCAATAAAGCCGAGGACGGACGGGAGATAGTCTTCGTGCCGACCGCACCCAATATCACCTCGGGCGCGGTAGTCGAAATTGAGGAAGAAAAACTGGTTGAAAGCGATGAAGACGCAGAACAAGCACTTACAAGAGTTTTGAGCGCAGGTTTCGGTCAGAGCAACAAAGATCGAGAAGAAAAATAA
- a CDS encoding aldo/keto reductase produces the protein MEYVKVNDTEVPALGFGTWQLKGEECVEGVKTALDLGYRHIDTAQAYENEDKVGKGIAQSDVNREDIFLTTKVWRDRLNEKDLKDSVEESLEKLQTDYVDLLLIHWPFEEMDLEAVLDEMNELVDEGNVRNIGVSNFTTDQIEEAQELSEAHLMTDQVEYHPFLDQSAVHGKCVENEMMLTAYSPLARGNVIGNETLKEIGDAHGKSEVQVALRWLIQQENIAAIPKATSEEHIEANLDVFDFELTDEEMGKINELKGRDRKVDPDFAPNWD, from the coding sequence ATGGAGTACGTCAAAGTAAACGATACAGAAGTTCCGGCACTAGGGTTCGGGACATGGCAGCTTAAAGGAGAAGAATGCGTAGAAGGCGTTAAAACCGCATTAGACTTAGGATACAGGCACATTGATACCGCTCAAGCCTACGAAAACGAGGATAAAGTTGGAAAAGGAATAGCACAGAGCGATGTCAACCGAGAAGATATCTTTCTAACAACAAAGGTCTGGAGAGACAGATTGAACGAAAAAGATCTCAAAGACTCGGTTGAAGAAAGTCTCGAGAAGCTTCAGACAGATTATGTCGATCTTCTTTTAATTCACTGGCCTTTCGAGGAGATGGATCTCGAAGCAGTTCTAGATGAGATGAATGAACTCGTAGACGAAGGTAATGTCAGGAATATCGGTGTAAGTAACTTCACAACCGATCAGATCGAAGAAGCACAGGAACTATCTGAGGCTCATCTGATGACCGATCAGGTTGAGTACCATCCTTTCCTCGACCAATCAGCAGTTCACGGAAAATGTGTGGAAAACGAGATGATGCTTACGGCTTACTCGCCTCTGGCACGTGGAAACGTCATTGGAAACGAGACCCTGAAGGAGATCGGAGACGCACACGGCAAATCCGAGGTTCAGGTAGCGCTTCGTTGGCTGATCCAGCAGGAAAACATCGCAGCGATTCCTAAGGCGACATCCGAGGAACATATTGAGGCAAATCTCGACGTCTTTGACTTCGAGCTAACGGATGAAGAGATGGGGAAAATTAACGAGTTGAAAGGCCGCGATCGGAAGGTCGATCCTGACTTCGCACCGAACTGGGACTGA
- a CDS encoding ABC transporter ATP-binding protein translates to MGIIELENVRKIYQLGETEVEALRGSDVEIEQGEFVAVMGPSGSGKSTLMNMIGALDIPTSGKVSIGDEDIGEMKQDELALLRSRKIGFIFQEFNLINSMNAWQNVALPMVFRDVKKSERKKRAVSLLEQVGLEERTSHRPSELSGGQRQRVSIARSLANNPEIILADEPTGNLDTKTGAKIMDLLTELNNDGKTIIMVTHDPNDAEYADRTITIIDGKTNPEDERTDNEN, encoded by the coding sequence GTGGGAATAATCGAACTGGAAAACGTCAGGAAGATTTACCAGCTAGGAGAGACAGAAGTCGAGGCACTAAGAGGTTCGGACGTGGAAATCGAACAAGGAGAGTTCGTAGCAGTTATGGGACCCTCAGGCTCAGGTAAATCAACGCTGATGAATATGATTGGCGCATTAGACATCCCTACCTCTGGCAAGGTGAGTATCGGCGACGAAGACATAGGCGAAATGAAACAAGACGAGCTGGCGCTTTTACGAAGTCGGAAAATAGGTTTTATCTTCCAAGAGTTCAATCTGATCAACTCTATGAACGCGTGGCAGAACGTAGCGCTCCCAATGGTTTTCAGAGACGTGAAAAAATCAGAGCGGAAGAAAAGAGCAGTCAGCCTGCTCGAACAGGTAGGACTTGAAGAACGCACATCTCACCGGCCTTCAGAGCTTTCAGGAGGGCAGCGACAACGTGTTTCAATCGCGAGATCGCTGGCAAACAACCCCGAGATAATCCTGGCCGATGAGCCTACAGGCAACCTGGATACAAAGACAGGTGCGAAGATCATGGATCTTCTAACAGAGCTAAACAACGATGGAAAGACGATTATAATGGTCACACACGATCCTAACGACGCAGAGTATGCCGACAGAACCATAACCATAATTGACGGGAAGACAAACCCCGAAGACGAGAGGACAGACAATGAAAACTGA
- a CDS encoding deoxyhypusine synthase, giving the protein MTEENGSSETRDHVIPGTKKSHKGKKVEGYDFRGEFSLEDMLDAYETTGFQATHMKEAIELVKEMRENDAKIFLTFTSNIISSGLREAVAYLAKEDFVDVIITSSGSHTEDVIKTAKEFKMGSWDADEAALREQGINRLGNIYVESDNYVWLEQWLNSEVFPEFFEEKKMRTPTEVAKALGEAVGEDEELEQKDSFLYHASENEIPVFCPALIDAEIGDYMFYYRQEQDEDIGIEILDDWDKLIHEAVEAETTGIISVGDGVPKHQAIMSNLFRGGTDYAVYISTGMEGDGSLSGAPPKEAVSWGKIKEKTRNYTQVEAEATLVFPLLVASSFKNFEPSDS; this is encoded by the coding sequence ATGACTGAGGAAAACGGTAGCTCGGAGACAAGAGACCACGTAATACCCGGAACCAAGAAAAGCCATAAAGGCAAAAAAGTGGAAGGATACGACTTCCGCGGCGAGTTCAGCCTCGAGGACATGCTGGATGCCTACGAGACCACCGGCTTCCAAGCAACCCATATGAAAGAAGCCATCGAGCTGGTCAAGGAGATGCGGGAAAACGACGCGAAAATATTCCTGACCTTCACATCCAATATAATAAGCTCTGGGCTGCGTGAAGCGGTTGCTTACCTCGCAAAGGAAGATTTCGTGGACGTAATAATTACTTCAAGCGGCTCACACACCGAAGACGTTATCAAAACAGCCAAGGAGTTCAAGATGGGTTCATGGGATGCGGATGAAGCTGCTTTACGTGAACAAGGCATCAACAGGCTTGGAAACATCTACGTTGAATCAGATAACTACGTCTGGCTCGAACAGTGGCTGAATTCGGAGGTTTTCCCCGAGTTCTTCGAAGAAAAGAAGATGCGGACACCTACAGAAGTAGCTAAAGCACTTGGCGAGGCAGTTGGAGAAGACGAAGAGCTAGAACAGAAAGATTCGTTCCTTTACCACGCCAGCGAAAACGAGATACCTGTTTTCTGCCCGGCACTGATCGATGCCGAAATCGGAGACTACATGTTTTACTACAGACAAGAGCAAGACGAGGATATCGGAATCGAGATCCTGGACGACTGGGACAAGCTTATCCACGAAGCCGTAGAGGCAGAGACCACCGGCATCATCTCGGTTGGAGACGGCGTCCCGAAGCACCAGGCCATCATGTCTAACCTTTTCCGTGGCGGAACCGATTACGCGGTGTATATCTCGACCGGAATGGAGGGCGACGGATCACTAAGTGGTGCGCCTCCTAAGGAAGCGGTTTCCTGGGGAAAAATTAAGGAAAAAACAAGAAACTACACCCAGGTCGAAGCAGAGGCCACGCTGGTCTTCCCACTGTTAGTCGCATCTAGCTTCAAGAACTTCGAACCATCGGATTCTTGA